One genomic region from Zonotrichia leucophrys gambelii isolate GWCS_2022_RI chromosome 26, RI_Zleu_2.0, whole genome shotgun sequence encodes:
- the LOC135457976 gene encoding tetraspanin-18-like, with protein sequence MGVLSCMKYLMFIFNVLVFAGGTCLAAMGVWVAVDPAGFQGIVAARAVLSAGAWLLLAVGIALSLLGFLGCCGALRRSRPLLLLFFILVSLIFLMQLIGAVLFLVHWKQRNYGGDEGAEVFSTAWNTLMVTFSCCGVLGPEDFGNGSRFQELHPGMPWPRACCARDGLLQAGELLGWEQCQDRSPGYIHEQGCFSTFGKTLQRYISLPGTCSLAVLGIEIFAMFFAFCLYYNFD encoded by the exons atgggtgTCTTGAGCTGCATGAAGTACCTGATGTTCATCTTCAACGTGCTGGTGTTT gctgggggaaCGTGCCTGGCAGCCATGGGAGTCTGGGTGGCCGTGGACCCGGCTGGTTTCCAGGGCATCGTGGCCGCCAGGGCCGTGCTGAGTGCGGGCgcgtggctgctgctggccgtGGGCATcgccctgtccctgctgggcttcCTGGGCTGCTGCGGGGCCCTGCGCCGGAGCCGCccgctcctgctgctg TTCTTCATCCTCGTCAGCCTCATCTTCCTCATGCAGCTCATTGGGGCCGTTCTCTTCCTGGTGCACTGGAAACAG AGGAACTATGGTGGGGACGAGGGTGCTGAGGTGTTCTCCACAGCCTGGAACACCCTCATGGTCACG TTCTCGTGCTGTGGTGTTTTAGGACCCGAAGATTTTGGGAATGGCTCCCGCTTCCAAGAGCTGCACCCAGGGATGCCATGGCCACGGGCATGCTGTGCCCGGGATGGGCTTCTGCAGGCGGgagagctcctgggctgggagcagtgccaggacagaagCCCTGGCTACATCCATGAGCAG GGCTGCTTCTCTACCTTCGGCAAGACCCTGCAGAGGTACATCTCCCTCCCTGGGACCTGCAGCTTAGCCGTGCTGGGCATTGAG ATCTTTGCCATGTTCTTCGCCTTCTGCCTTTACTACAACTTCGACTGA